The region GCGGCTGCTGAGACGGATGCGGGTGTACCGGCTGACGCGGCGCCCGGGTCTCAGGCAGGGACTGACGCCATTGACGCCCAGGAGGTCCAGGCCAATGAGCAGACCTATGAAGGCGAGGACCAGGAGATGGAAGGCGGATGGATTGAGGACGCGGCAGAGGATGGAACCCAATGATTGTAAATGACAGGATTACGGATTATATACATTCCCTGGAATCCAGCCAGGGCAGCCTGCTGGATTCCATAGAACAGGAAGCCTTAAGGGACCGGGTACCCATCATACGCAGGGAAACAGCAGCCCTTCTGCGAACCCTGGTGGCGGCCCTCAGGCCGTCGCGTATACTGGAGATAGGAACGGCCGTGGGATACTCGTCCCTTCTCATGTGCCGTGTGATGCCGGAAGATTGCCGCATCACCACCATTGAGAAGTATGAAAAGCGGATCCCCGAGGCCCTGGAACATTTTGAAAAAGCCGGCGAGGAAGGGCGAATTACCCTTCTGGCAGGGGATGCAGATGATCTGCTGGCCGGACTTAAGGGCCAGATCTTTGACCTGGTGTTTATGGATGCCGCCAAAGGCCAGTATCTGCACTGGCTGCCCATGATTCTGGAGCTGATGCCTGACGGGGGAGTCCTCATATCAGACAATGTTCTCCAGGACGGGGATATCGTGGAATCCAGATTTGCAGTGGAGCGCAGGAACAGGACCATCCACAGCAGGATGCGGCGGTATCTGTATGAGCTGAAGCACAGGAAGGGGCTGGAGACAGCCATCATCCCCATAGGGGACGGAGTTGCTGTCAGCACCAAATATACGGAGAGAGTGGAATGAGGAAGACAGAATTGCTGATACCGGCTGGAAGCCTGGACGTGCTGAAAACAGCCGTTGTTTACGGGGCAGACGCCGTATATATCGGAGGAGAGGCCTTTGGCCTGCGGGCCAAGGCCCATAATTTTTCCAATGAAGAGATGAAACAAGGAATTGCCTTTGCCCATGCGCGCGGGGTCAAAGTCTATGTGACGGCCAATATATTGGCTCATAACGGAGACCTGCCGGGGGTGGAGGCTTATTTTGAAGAGATGAGGGATGTGGCGCCGGATGCGCTCATCATATCCGATCCGGGTGTGTTCGCCATTGCCAGAAGAGTTCTTCCCCACATGGAGATCC is a window of Enterocloster clostridioformis DNA encoding:
- a CDS encoding O-methyltransferase; the encoded protein is MIVNDRITDYIHSLESSQGSLLDSIEQEALRDRVPIIRRETAALLRTLVAALRPSRILEIGTAVGYSSLLMCRVMPEDCRITTIEKYEKRIPEALEHFEKAGEEGRITLLAGDADDLLAGLKGQIFDLVFMDAAKGQYLHWLPMILELMPDGGVLISDNVLQDGDIVESRFAVERRNRTIHSRMRRYLYELKHRKGLETAIIPIGDGVAVSTKYTERVE